One genomic segment of Hordeum vulgare subsp. vulgare chromosome 2H, MorexV3_pseudomolecules_assembly, whole genome shotgun sequence includes these proteins:
- the LOC123424406 gene encoding pectinesterase inhibitor 7-like has product MSGRRLVVVVLLLLLLAAAASASSPTKVTSAEAEGFVRRCCRSTGYPRACERSLVPRAPAVGLSPRRLAQAALAAAADAARNCSAYIGSPSSSSYASKGGGAMGDCAETVRDAADLLRQSAAELGGRVGRASSPRFAWCLSNVQTWASAALTDAETCLDSLATYAGAPREDVKRRVVAVEQAAGIALALVNRLQPARRPAATEAHQ; this is encoded by the coding sequence ATGAGCGGGCGccgcctcgtcgtcgtcgtcctcctcctcctcctcctggccgcGGCCGCGTCGGCGTCGAGCCCCACGAAGGTGACCTCGGCGGAGGCGGAAGGATTCGTGCGGCGGTGCTGCCGGTCCACGGGCTACCCGCGCGCGTGCGAGCGGAGCCTGGTGCCGCGCGCGCCCGCCGTGGGGCTCAGCCCGCGCCGGCTCGCGCAGGCCGCGCTCGCGGCGGCCGCCGACGCCGCGCGCAACTGCTCCGCCTACATCgggtccccctcctcctcctcgtacgCGTCCAAGGGGGGCGGCGCCATGGGGGACTGCGCCGAGACGGTGCGCGACGCGGCGGACCTGCTGAGGCAGTCGGCGGCGGAGCTGGGCGGGCGGGTGGGCCGCGCCTCGTCCCCGCGCTTCGCGTGGTGCCTCAGCAACGTGCAGACCTGGGCCAGCGCCGCGCTCACCGACGCCGAGACATGCCTCGACTCCCTCGCCACCTACGCCGGCGCGCCCCGCGAGGACGTCAAGCGCCGGGTCGTCGCCGTCGAGCAGGCCGCCGgcatcgccctcgccctcgtcaacCGCCTCCAGCccgcgcgccgccccgccgccacaGAGGCCCACCAGTAG
- the LOC123429139 gene encoding uncharacterized acetyltransferase At3g50280-like produces MEDGGVQIISRRMVRPEYQNISLPPEPETVHLTPWDLRRITMGYSQNGVLLPKPPAGMNAVEHLASSFARALGRFYPLAGRFAVAPVGSGDAQPGLTISLRCGDEGAEFVHAVAPGVAVSDITGPLRVIPRVVWSFFPLNGTLSTDAAADPSVPLLAAQVTELADGVFVAMSLSHAAADWTTFWDLFNTWSEISRSGDGNNNGDISTAAAPLERWFHDGCPVPIPLPFAKVQDMARPFEYPPVQECLCSIRFSPESIKKLKAKANAEMATATISSLQALLAHLWRAVCRARGLAPEVEAKLTLPVGCRARVKGIPQGYMGNALTSGVARCLVGEILGEGRLGCTAWLVNRAVASVDEASVRAELASWPQNPSFNHVAVAGQDADPAAVMMSGSPRFDVYGNDFGWGRPVGVRTGPGYKEDGVITVFEDGGGAGGMEVEVCLPPDVLARLVADEELMNPSV; encoded by the coding sequence ATGGAAGACGGCGGTGTCCAGATCATCTCCCGGCGCATGGTCAGGCCGGAGTACCAAAACATCTCGCTGCCGCCGGAGCCTGAGACCGTCCACCTGACGCCATGGGACCTGCGGCGGATCACCATGGGCTACAGCCAGAACGGCGTCCTCCTGCCCAAGCCTCCGGCCGGCATGAACGCCGTCGAACACCTCGCGTCGTCCTTCGCACGTGCCTTGGGCCGCTTCTACCCGCTCGCCGGCCGCTTCGCCGTCGCGCCGGTGGGCAGCGGCGACGCTCAGCCGGGCCTGACGATCTCGCTCCGCTGCGGCGACGAAGGCGCCGAGTTCGTCCACGCCGTGGCGCCCGGGGTCGCCGTGTCCGACATCACCGGCCCGCTCCGCGTCATCCCGCGCGTTGTCTGGTCGTTCTTCCCTCTCAACGGGACGCTCAGCACCGACGCGGCCGCTGACCCCAGCGTACCGCTCCTGGCCGCGCAGGTCACCGAGCTCGCGGACGGCGTCTTCGTCGCCATGTCGCTCAGCCACGCGGCCGCCGACTGGACGACGTTCTGGGACCTCTTCAACACGTGGTCGGAGATCAGCCGAAGcggcgacggcaacaacaacggaGACATATCCACAGCGGCGGCGCCACTCGAGAGGTGGTTCCACGACGGCTGCCCCGTGCCGATCCCTCTGCCCTTCGCCAAGGTGCAGGACATGGCGAGGCCGTTCGAGTACCCGCCGGTGCAGGAATGCTTATGCTCGATCCGTTTCTCGCCGGAGAGCATAAAGAAGCTGAAGGCGAAAGCGAATGCCGAGATGGCCACGGCTACCATCTCCTCGCTGCAGGCCCTGCTCGCGCACCTATGGCGAGCGGTGTGTCGCGCCCGGGGGCTGGCGCCGGAGGTGGAGGCGAAGCTCACGCTTCCCGTTGGATGCCGGGCGCGGGTGAAGGGTATTCCGCAGGGTTACATGGGCAACGCCTTGACAAGTGGAGTTGCTAGGTGCCTCGTCGGCGAGATCCTGGGCGAAGGCCGGCTGGGCTGCACGGCGTGGCTTGTGAACCGCGCCGTGGCCTCGGTCGACGAGGCGAGCGTGAGGGCGGAGCTCGCGTCTTGGCCTCAGAACCCCAGCTTCAACCACGTGGCCGTGGCTGGCCAGGATGCGGATCCCGCGGCGGTGATGATGAGCGGCTCGCCGCGGTTCGACGTGTATGGCAACGACTTTGGGTGGGGCAGGCCGGTGGGCGTCCGGACTGGCCCGGGGTACAAGGAGGACGGGGTGATCACGGTTTTCGAGGACGGCGGAGGGGCAGGCGGCATGGAAGTGGAGGTGTGCCTCCCTCCTGACGTCCTCGCCAGGCTCGTCGCCGACGAAGAGTTGATGAACCCGTCGGTCTAG
- the LOC123424405 gene encoding uncharacterized acetyltransferase At3g50280-like gives MEGDGVQILSRRMVKPGNHASSRPPEPETVHLTPWDLPRITVEYLQKGVVLPKPPTGSAHAVAHLASSFARALARFYPLAGRFVVAPVAGADPRPGLTISLRCSDEGAEFVHAVAPGVTVADIAGPLSVIPRVVWSFFPLNGMLGADAAVDPSLPLLAAQVTELADGVFVAVSLNHCAADGETLWDLFNAWSEISRNGGAAGGDIPTVPKRWFLDGCPVPIPLPFAKAEDMVRRFERPPLDECSLCFSTESVKLLTAKANAETIAGGGTATISSLQAVAAHVWRAVCRARALAPDQETTCSLAVGCRTLVKGVPQGYVGNAAAGAVGRATAGEIMGDGRLGRAAWLLNRAVVLVDEASVRAELAAWPANPSFKYLADFSPAAMVASGSPELDVHGNDFGWGRPVAVRSGAGNKVNGLVSVYEGRDDGGMELEVCLAPGALARLVADEELMDPSVRTRID, from the coding sequence ATGGAAGGCGACGGCGTCCAGATCTTGTCCCGGCGCATGGTCAAGCCGGGGAACCACGCGAGCTCGCGGCCGCCGGAGCCCGAGACCGTCCACCTCACGCCATGGGACCTGCCGCGGATCACcgtggagtacctgcagaagggcGTCGTCCTGCCCAAGCCTCCGACCGGCAGCGCGCACGCCGTCGCACACCTCGCGTCGTCCTTCGCGCGCGCTCTGGCGCGCTTCTACCCGCTCGCCGGCCGCTTCGTCGTCGCGCCGGTGGCCGGGGCCGACCCTCGGCCGGGCCTGACGATCTCGCTCCGCTGCAGCGACGAAGGCGCCGAGTTCGTCCACGCCGTGGCGCCCGGGGTCACCGTCGCCGACATCGCCGGCCCGCTCAGCGTCATCCCGCGCGTGGTCTGGTCCTTCTTCCCTCTCAACGGGATGCTCGGCGCGGACGCCGCCGTGGACCCCAGCCTGCCGCTCCTGGCCGCGCAGGTCACTGAGCTCGCCGACGGCGTCTTCGTCGCCGTGTCGCTCAACCACTGCGCGGCCGACGGGGAAACGTTGTGGGACCTTTTCAACGCGTGGTCCGAGATCAGCCGAAACGGGGGCGCCGCCGGCGGAGACATCCCCACGGTGCCGAAGAGGTGGTTCCTCGACGGCTGCCCCGTGCCGATCCCCCTCCCCTTCGCCAAGGCGGAGGACATGGTCAGGCGGTTCGAGCGCCCGCCGTTGGATGAATGCTCGCTGTGTTTCTCCACGGAGAGCGTGAAGTTGCTGACGGCGAAAGCGAACGCCGAGACGATTGCCGGCGGCGGCACAGCCACCATCTCCTCGCTGCAGGCCGTGGCCGCGCACGTGTGGCGGGCCGTGTGCCGGGCACGGGCGCTCGCGCCGGATCAGGAGACGACGTGCTCGCTGGCCGTGGGATGCCGGACACTCGTGAAGGGCGTGCCCCAGGGTTACGTGGGCAACGCGGCTGCGGGCGCCGTGGGCAGggccaccgccggcgagatcatgGGCGACGGCCGGTTGGGCCGGGCAGCGTGGCTCCTGAACCGGGCGGTGGTCTTGGTGGACGAGGCGAGCGTGAGGGCCGAGCTCGCGGCCTGGCCTGCGAACCCCAGCTTCAAGTACCTGGCCGACTTCAGCCCTGCAGCGATGGTGGCCAGCGGCTCGCCGGAGCTGGACGTGCACGGCAACGACTTCGGGTGGGGCAGGCCGGTGGCCGTCCGGAGCGGCGCCGGGAACAAGGTGAACGGGCTGGTCTCGGTGTACGAGGGCAGGGACGACGGCGGCATGGAGCTGGAGGtgtgcctcgctcctggcgcGCTCGCCAGGCTCGTCGCCGACGAAGAGCTGATGGACCCGTCGGTGCGAACGAGGATAGACTGA
- the LOC123424403 gene encoding arginase 1, mitochondrial, which yields MGGAAAAAASGAARWIQRLSAARISTEALERGQSRVIDASLTLIRERAKLKGELLRAMGGVKASATLLGVPLGHNSSFLQGPAFAPPRIREAIWCGSTNSSTEEGKELNDPRVLTDVGDVPIQEIRDCGVEDDRLMHVISDSVKTVMDEDPLRPLVLGGDHSISYPVVRAVSEKLGGPVDILHLDAHPDIYDCFEGNTYSHASSFARIMEGGYARRLLQVGLRSITKEGREQGKRFGVEQYEMRTFSRDREKLENLKLGEGVKGVYVSVDVDCLDPAFAPGVSHIEPGGLSFRDVLNILQNLQGDVVAGDVVEFNPQRDTVDGMTAMVAAKLVRELSAKISK from the exons atgggcggcgcggcggcggcggcggcgtcgggcGCCGCCAGGTGGATCCAGCGGCTGAGCGCGGCCAGGATCTCGACGGAGGCGCTGGAGCGGGGCCAGAGCCGCGTCATCGACGCCTCCCTCACCCTCATCCGCGAGCGCGCCAAGCTCAAG GGAGAGTTGCTGCGTGCTATGGGTGGTGTCAAAGCTTCTGCGACACTCTTGGGAGTACCCCTTGGGCACAACTCATCTTTCTTGCAGGGGCCTGCATTTGCTCCTCCTCGCATAAGGGAGGCCATTTGGTGTGGAAGCACCAACTCTAGCACAGAAGAAG GCAAGGAATTAAATGATCCAAGAGTGCTAACTGATGTTGGTGATGTCCCTATACAAGAGATTCGTGACTGTGGTGTTGAAGATGACAGATTGATGCATGTAATCAGCGATTCTGTCAAAACTGTGATGGACGAA GATCCTCTTCGGCCGTTGGTCTTAGGAGGCGATCACTCGATATCTTATCCAGTTGTTAGGGCTGTGTCTGAAAAGCTTGGCGGACCTGTTGACATTCTTCATCTTGACGCACATCCAGATATCTATGATTGTTTTGAAGGGAACACTTACTCACACGCTTCTTCATTTGCAAGAATAATGGAAGGAGGTTATGCGAGGCGACTTTTGCAG GTTGGACTTAGATCAATTACCAAGGAAGGACGTGAGCAAGGGAAGAGATTTGGTGTGGAACAGTATGAGATGCGCACCTTCTCCAGAGATCGGGAGAAGCTTGAGAATCTG AAACTTGGGGAAGGTGTGAAGGGGGTGTATGTCTCCGTCGACGTGGACTGCCTTGACCCCGCATTCGCTCCTGGTGTCTCTCATATCGAGCCGGGAGGCCTCTCGTTTCGCGACGTGCTCAACATCCTCCAGAATCTGCAAGGTGATGTCGTCGCCGGAGATGTGGTGGAGTTCAACCCACAGCGCGACACGGTCGACGGGATGACGGCTATGGTCGCCGCAAAGCTGGTCCGGGAGCTGAGCGCCAAGATCTCAAAATGA
- the LOC123429138 gene encoding uncharacterized acetyltransferase At3g50280-like produces the protein MEGGAVDIISRRMVKPEHQKGSRPPEPETVHLTPWDLQQLPVDYAQKGVLLPKPPASVHAVEHLASSFARALGRFYPLAGRFAVAPVAKDGDGKLPGLTISLRCGDEGAEFVHAVAPGVTVADITGTVFIPRVVWSFFPLNGMVCADAVVDPSLPILAAQVTELADGLFIAMSLNHAATDGTTFWDLLNAWSEISRHGGSGNRDIPTVPPPKAKRWFIEGCTVPVPLPFAKVEDIGRRSESPPAVHECSIHFTPESVKKLKAKANAEMAAGTTTISSLQAVLAHLWRATCRARELAPNQETTCLLAVGCRTRLKGMPPVYVGNAVSSAAGKAAVGEILGDDRLGWAASLLNRAVATVDEAGLREKLAAWHGNPSFKPLAGRFPPEAVVVTGSPRFDVYGNDFGWGRPVAVRSGGGNKMDGYVTVYEGRHDVGGGRGGMELQVCLARPDVLARLVADEELMNPSV, from the coding sequence ATGGAAGGCGGCGCTGTCGACATCATCTCCCGGCGCATGGTCAAGCCGGAGCATCAAAAGGGCTCACGGCCGCCGGAGCCTGAGACCGTCCACCTGACGCCATGGGACCTGCAGCAGCTCCCCGTGGACTACGCCCAGAAAGGCGTCCTCCTGCCCAAGCCTCCGGCCAGCGTGCACGCCGTCGAACACCTTGCGTCGTCCTTTGCACGCGCCTTGGGCCGCTTCTACCCACTCGCCGGCCGCTTCGCCGTCGCACCGGTGGCCAAAGACGGCGACGGGAAGCTACCGGGCCTGACGATCTCGCTCCGCTGCGGTGACGAAGGCGCCGAGTTCGTCCACGCCGTGGCACCCGGGGTCACCGTTGCTGACATCACCGGCACGGTTTTCATCCCGCGTGTGGTCTGGTCCTTCTTCCCTCTCAACGGAATGGTCTGCGCCGACGCCGTCGTGGACCCCAGCCTGCCGATCCTGGCCGCGCAGGTCACCGAGCTCGCCGATGGCCTCTTCATCGCCATGTCGCTCAACCATGCCGCCACCGATGGGACCACGTTCTGGGATCTGCTCAACGCATGGTCGGAGATCAGCCGCCACGGCGGCTCCGGCAACAGAGACATCCCCACGGTTCCCCCACCCAAGGCCAAGAGGTGGTTCATCGAGGGCTGCACCGTGCCGGTCCCTCTCCCCTTTGCCAAGGTGGAGGACATCGGCAGGCGGTCCGAGTCCCCGCCGGCAGTGCATGAATGCTCGATCCATTTCACCCCGGAGAGCGTGAAGAAGCTCAAGGCGAAAGCGAACGCTGAGATGGCGGCCGGCACCACCACCATCTCCTCGTTGCAGGCGGTGCTCGCGCACCTGTGGCGGGCCACGTGTCGGGCACGGGAGCTCGCGCCGAACCAGGAGACGACGTGCTTGCTCGCCGTCGGGTGCCGGACACGCCTGAAGGGCATGCCGCCGGTTTACGTGGGCAACGCGGTGTCGAGCGCCGCCGGCAAGGCCGCAGTCGGCGAGATTCTGGGCGACGACCGGCTGGGATGGGCGGCTTCACTTCTGAACAGGGCCGTGGCTACGGTGGACGAGGCGGGCCTGAGGGAGAAGCTCGCGGCGTGGCATGGAAACCCCAGCTTCAAGCCCTTGGCCGGCCGTTTTCCTCCCGAGGCGGTGGTGGTCACCGGCTCGCCGCGGTTCGACGTGTACGGCAACGACTTCGGGTGGGGCAGGCCGGTGGCCGTCCGGAGCGGCGGCGGGAACAAGATGGACGGGTATGTCACGGTTTATGAGGGCAGACATGATGTTGGCGGAGGAAGAGGGGGCATGGAGCTGCAGGTGTGCCTCGCCCGGCCGGATGTGCTCGCCAGGCTCGTCGCCGACGAGGAGCTGATGAACCCGTCGGTCTAG
- the LOC123424904 gene encoding uncharacterized protein LOC123424904, with protein MLHYGVSGGEPHYDGNMAEGVKELGAGTEEDGPVGDSDQHSVDGGMVEEGEIEGDMQALDVDESDDSELEVVGDEELEEDFANIVLEENESSGQGLRCLNLLSTPKTKGTSDLVLNKEVNLEKNASRWPDRTRARAHPTPSRSLAAAATPHPARAVAATPHPARRLRRHTSSRSPPPPDWDTDCAHRWTTEAAVGERGGRPPLHCCADADTDAASSVAMAAAADDTALPILTPSWRRPEKRPIAARGGRPHRPWLRQARAHVRPAKAAKGDRSCLGGDRSCRGVLMLRVLKHMLSGPKGSSGNSSDGSQDLIVAVCLPRGIKGMEKLKTLSHVEAPGKVNDLTDVGRLLQLSKLGVILSAEKGGLGVLFQQIEKLHGCLRSLSIQMNKPPKAEDTLPLASPPKLLQSLNISGIRSGLLLWIAELDQLTKLTLSETYLGEDYIHILGKLASMRCLRLRRNTYAGSGLTFNDGEFKSLKSLVVDDGVIVNITFETGTVPNLERIVWYKNIVIIKSCANICSIWFILVRSNFMIYRSCYRGS; from the exons ATGCTGCACTATGGGGTTTCTGGAGGTGAACCACACTATGATGGCAACATGGCTGAGGGGGTGAAAGAATTGGGAGCTGGAACTGAAGAAGACGGGCCTGTGGGTGATTCAGATCAGCACTCAGTTGATGGTGGCATGGTTGAGGAAGGAGAGATTGAGGGTGACATGCAGGCTCTGGATGTGGATGAATCTGATGATTCGGAGCTCGAAGTTGTAGGTGATGAGGAACTGGAAGAGGATTTTGCTAACATAGTGTTGGAGGAGAATGAATCATCTGGCCAGGGCTTACGGTGTCTGAATTTGCTTTCAACACCTAAAACTAAGGGAACTAGTGATCTTGTACTAAACAAGGAAG TGAATCTCGAGAAAAATGCTTCGCGATGGCCCGACCGCACGCGAGCGAGAGCACACCCTACCCCGAGCcgttccctcgccgccgccgccacacctCATCCCGCTCGCGCCGTCGCCGCCACACCTCATCCCGctcgccgcctccgccgccacACCTCATCCCGCTCGCCGCCTCCGCCGGATTGGGACACGGACTGCGCGCATCGATGGACgacggaggcggcggtgggcgagagaggagggaggccgccgCTGCACTGCTGCGCCGACGCGGATACCGACGCCGCGTCGTCCgtggccatggccgccgccgccgacgacacCGCGTTGCCCATCCTCACTCCGTCGTGGCGCCGGCCGGAGAAGAGGCCCATCGCGGCGCGTGGCGGCCGGCCGCATCGCCCGTGGCTCCGTCAAGCGCGCGCGCACGTACGCCCGGCCAAGGCGGCAAAGGGGGATCGCTCGTGTCTTGGCGGGGATCGCTCGTGCCGTGGCGTGCTCATGCTTCGAGTGCTAAAGCATATGCTTTCTGGCCCAAAAGGGTCTTCCGGCAACAGCTCTGATGGGTCTCAGGATTTGATTGTGGCGGTGTGCCTTCCCAGAGGCATCAAAGGAATGGAAAAATTGAAGACACTATCGCATGTTGAAGCTCCCGGCAAGGTTAATGATTTAACTGATGTTGGTCGTCTGTTGCAGCTGAGTAAACTGGGTGTGATTCTTTCGGCTGAGAAAGGTGGCTTGGGTGTTCTATTCCAACAGATTGAGAAATTACACGGTTGCCTGCGCTCCTTGTCAATCCAGATGAACAAACCACCCAAAGCAGAGGATACTCTTCCATTAGCTTCACCTCCAAAACTTCTTCAGAGCCTGAACATTAGTGGCATTAGAAGTGGGCTCCTTTTGTGGATTGCAGAGCTTGATCAACTTACCAAGTTAACATTGAGCGAGACTTACCTGGGGGAAGACTATATACACATCCTTGGCAAGCTTGCATCTATGCGTTGCCTCAGGCTTCGGCGCAATACCTATGCCGGAAGCGGGCTCACATTCAATGATGGAGAGTTCAAGAGCCTCAAGTCGTTGGTAGTTGATGACGGTGTCATAGTTAACATTACCTTCGAAACTGGGACAGTTCCCAACCTTGAGAGGATTGTTTGGTACAAAAATATTGTTATAATTAAATCATGTGCTAACATTTGCTCTATCTGGTTTATCCTCGTGAGATCAAATTTTATGATTTATCGGTCATGTTATCGTGGATCCTAG